The DNA window ATCTGCTCATGCTCGAGCAGCGACACGGCGAGGTTGGCGAACATCGACTTGCGATGGCTAATGCTTCGGGCGAAGCGACGGCCTTTGAAACCGTGGCGCATGGCTCTTTTCCTTCTTCAGTTGCTCAAGAGGCCGCGGCCTCTGATGGTTTTCCGCATGACCGTCGGATCGAGCGGCCCACGCCGCCGATCCTTGGAATTCATGCTCAATATTGGTCTTCGTAACGCTTGGCGAGGTCTTCGATGTTTTCCGGCGGCCAGTCCGGCACTTCCATGCCGAGGTGCAGGCCCATCGCCGCGAGGACTTCCTTGATCTCGTTCAGCGACTTGCGGCCGAAGTTCGGGGTGCGCAGCATCTCGGCTTCGGTCTTCTGGATCAGGTCGCCGATATAGACGATGTTGTCGTTCTTCAGGCAGTTGGCCGAACGCACCGAAAGCTCGAGTTCGTCGACCTTCTTGAGCAGCGCCGGGTTGAAGGCGAGCTCGGTGACGGCCTCGGCGGCGACTTCCTTCTGCGGCTCGTCGAAGTTGACGAACAGGCCGAGCTGGTCCTGCAGGATGCGGGCGGCGAAAGCCACCGCGTCCTCGCCGGTGATCGAACCGTCGGTCTCGATGGTCATGGTCAGCTTGTCATAATCGAGAACCTGGCCCTCGCGGGTGTTCTCGACCTTGTAGGAGACCTTCTTGACCGGCGAATAGAGGCTGTCGACCGGGATCAGGCCGATCGGCGCGTCTTCGGCGCGGTTCCGGTCGGCCGGCACGTAACCCTTGCCGGTGTCGACGGTGAATTCCATGCGGATTTCGGCGCCTTCGTCCAGCGTGCAGATGACGTGGTCGGGGTTGAGGATCTCAACGTCGCCAACCGTCTGGATGTCGCCGGCGAGAACCGCACCCGGTCCCTGCTTGCGAACGACCATGCGCTTGGGGCCATCGCCTTCCATACGGATAGCGATTTCCTTGATATTCAAGACGATGTCGGTCACGTCCTCGCGCACGCCGGCGATGGACGAGAATTCATGCAGAACGCCGTCGATCTGCACGGCGGTAACAGCCGCACCGCGCAGCGAAGACAGAAGCACGCGGCGCAGCGCGTTGCCCAGCGTCAGGCCAAAGCCACGCTCGAGCGGCTCGGCGACCAGCGTGGTCAGCGTCTTCTTCTTCGACGAGAACTCGATCTTGTTCGGCTTGATCAGTTCCTGCCAATTTTTCTGGATCATGATGCTTTCCTTCCGTTGACCCGCCACCATCCAATCGTGGCGGGCGACCTGGAATGCCGTGGAGGAGCGCACCCTAAGGGCGCTCGCGCGACGTTCGGTAAATTGCTTAGACGCGACGCTTCTTGCGCGGGCGGCAGCCATTGTGCGGGATCGGCGTCACATCACGGATCGAGGTGATGGTGAAGCCGGCCGCCTGCAGGGCGCGCAGTGCCGATTCACGACCGGAGCCAGGTCCGCAGACCTCGACTTCGAGCATGCGCATGCCGTGTTCCTGGGCCTTCTTGGCAACATCCTCGGCAGCCATCTGGGCAGCGAACGGGGTCGACTTGCGCGAACCCTTGAAGCCCTGGGCACCGGCCGACGACCAGGCAATCGAATTGCCCTGCGCGTCGGTGATGGTGATCATCGTGTTGTTGAAGGTCGAATTGACGTGGGCAACGCCCGACGAGATGTTCTTGCGTTCGCGACGGCGAACACGAGCGGCTTCCTTGGCCATGATAGTCCTTTCAGTTGATCTCTACACCGCCGTAATGCCAGCGGCTCCACCTTCTTCGTAAGGGAGTAAGGGAATAGGGCAGTAAGGGAGTAGGGAAAAATGCCACCCGATTGCCGGGCATTCCCTACTGCCTTACTCCCCTACTCCCATATTCCCCTAAATTACTTCTTCTTGCCGGCGATCGACTTGGCCGGGCCCTTGCGGGTGCGCGCATTGGTATGCGTGCGCTGGCCGCGGACCGGCAGCGAGCGGCGGTGACGCAGGCCGCGGTAGCAGCCGAGGTCCATAAGCCGCTTGATGTTCATCGAGACTTCGCGGCGCAGGTCGCCCTCGACCTGGTAGTCGCGGTCGATGGTTTCGCGGATCTGCAGCACTTCCGCGTCGGTCAGCTGGTTGACGCGGCGCTCGGCCGGGATGCCGACCTTGTCGACGATCTCCTGGGCGAACTTCTTGCCAATGCCGTGAATGTACTGAAGCGCAATGACAACGCGCTTGTTGGTCGGAATGTTGACGCCGGCTATACGAGCCATGTTCTTCTCTTCTCCATCTGAGCCGGCCAACCTTCTAAACAAGGCGGGCCCGGCGCTATCTTAAGTTGCCCCGCGTCCGGTGGAGGCCGGCCCTTGCGGGAGTTTCCAGTTCAAAGCGGCTGCCTTGCCCTTGCGGACAAGCAAAGCCCATGCCTGATAGGAAGACGGGCCGCCATACCGCAGCGAACCGCTTCCGTCAAGTGCAATCGTTAATTTCCCCGCGCTGCGTCCTTGAGCACCGCTTCGATCTGTTCCGTCACAGCATCGATGTCGGCCATGCCGTCGACACTGCGGAGCTTGCCCTTGGCATAGTAGTAGCCAATCAGCGGCGACGTCTTCTTGTAGTATTCTCTCAGACGCTCCTCGAACACGGTCGGATTGTCGTCCTTGCGAACAGGCAGGCCGGCAGCCTGTGCCTCGTTGGCGCGCTTGACTATACGGCCAACCAGCGCCTTGTCGTCGACGACAAGTTCAATGACGGCGTCGAGGCCCTGCGAGCGATCCGAAAGCATCAGCTCAACCGCATCCGCCTGCACCAGGGTGCGCGGATATCCGTCGAGGATGAACCCCTTGGCGCAATCTGCCTGATCGATTCGCTCGGCGACGATCGCGTTGACGATGGCGTCGGAGACCAGTTCACCGGCATCCATCACCGCCTTGGCGCGCTTGCCGACTTCGGTGCCTGCCTGCACGGCAGCACGCAGCATGTCGCCCGTCGAAAGCTGGGGTATGCCGTGTTTTTCTACCAGTCTTTGTGCTTGTGTCCCCTTGCCCGCTCCTGGCGGCCCAAGCAATATCAACCTCATCTGGCTTTCTTCCCCCGCGCAGCTTCGACTTCTTGATCAGGCCTTCATACTGGTGCGCAATCAGGTGGCCCTGAATCTGCGCAACCGTATCGAGCGTGACACTGACCACGATCAGAAGCGATGTGCCACCAAGGTAGAACGGTACGCCAGTCGCCGAGATCAGGAACTCCGGCAGCAAGCACACCAGCACCAGATAGATGGCGCCGACGACGGTGATGCGGGTGAGAACGTAATCGATGTAATCGGCGGTGCGCTCGCCCGGACGATAGCCGGGGATGAAGCCCGAATGCTTCTTGAGCTGGTCGGCGGTGTCCTTCGGGTTGAAGACAATCGCGGTGTAGAAGAAGGCGAAGAACACGATCATCGCCGCATAAAACAGCATGTAGAGCGGCTGGCCGTGGCCGAGCGAGGCGAGCACGGTGCTTGCCCAGGCCGGCAAGTTGGTCGTCTGCGAGAAGCCGGCGACGGTGGCCGGCAGCAGCAGCAGCGACGAGGCGAAGATCGGCGGAATGACGCCCGATGTGTTGAGCTTGAGCGGCAGATGCGAGGTATCGCCCTGGAACATCCGGTTGCCGACCTGACGCTTCGGATACTGGATCAGCAAGCGGCGCTGGGCGCGCTCGAAGAACACGATGAGCGCAATGACGACGATGGCGAGCACGATGATCGCCAGGATCAGGCCGGTCGACAGCGCGCCGGTGCGGCCAAGCTCCAGCGTGCCGGAGATGGCGTGCGGCAGGCCGGCGACGATGCCGGAGAAGATGATCAGCGAAATGCCGTTGCCGATGCCGCGGGCGGTGATCTGCTCGCCCAGCCACATCAGGAACATGGTGCCGCCGACCAGCGTGACGACGGTCGAGATGCGGAAGAACATGCCGGGATCGCTGACGATGCCGTTGCCGCCTTCCAGACCGACCGAAATGCCATAGGCCTGAACCAGCGCAAGCAGCACGGTGCCGTAGCGCGTGTACTGGTTGATGACCTTGCGCCCCTGTTCGCCTTCCTTCTTCAGCGCTTCCAGTGACGGGATGACCGAGGTCATCAGCTGCATGATGATGGAGGCGGAGATGTAAGGCATGATGCCGAGCGCAAAGATCGCCATGCGCTGCACGGCGCCGCCGGCGAACATGTTGAACATGCCGAGCACGCCCTTGCTCTGCGAGGAGAAGGCCTGGGCGAAGGCGTCGGGATTGATTCCGGGAAGCGGGATGTAGGTGCCGAGGCGATAGACGAGCAGCGCGCCGATCGTGAACCAGATGCGCTTCTTCAGATCCTCCGCCTTGGCGAAGGCCGAGAAATTCAGATTCGAGGCTAATTGTTCAGCAGCCGAAGCCATGCCTGATTCTCCGCTTGGTAACGCTTGATGGCCCTTGAGGTCAGGCGGCGCGTTTCACCGAAGCTCACGAGATAAGCTCCGGGCTCTAAACATGCAAGCGGCCGCGTTGACGCGGCCGCCTCGTTGAGCAGATCAAAGCGCAATCGTGAGCAAAAACGGATCCCACTCTTGCCGATCGCGCTTCAAATTGCCGTTACTCGGCAGCTGCCTTTTCCTGCGGCAGCTTGACCGAACCGCCGGCCTTTTCGATCTTCTCGATCGCGGCCTTGGAGGCGCCGGCAACGTCAAAGGCGAGCTTAGCCTTGATCTCGCCGTCCGAGAGGATGCGCACGCCGTCCTTGACGCGGCGGATGACGCCGGCGGCAACCAGCGATTCAGCCGTCACGGTTGCCTTGGCGTCGAGCTTCTTGGCATCGATGGCCACCTGGATGCGGGCCAGCGACACGACGGTGAAGCTCTTGGCGAAGATGTTGTTGAAGCCACGCTTCGGCAGGCGCCGGTAGAGCGGCATCTGACCACCCTCGAAGCCGTTGATGGCGACGCCGGAGCGTGCCTTCTGGCCCTTGACACCGCGACCGCCGGTCTTGCCGGAGCCGGAGCCGATACCACGGCCGAGACGCTTCTTGGAGTGCGTCGCGCCGTCCTTGTCACGCAGATCGTTGAGTTTCATCTGAGTTCTCCTGCGCTCTGGCTCAGCCCTCGTCCACGACGCGGACGAGATGCTGGACGGCAGCGATCATGCCGCGCACGGAGGGCGTATCTTCCAGCGTGCGCTGCTTGTGCATCTTGTTGAGGCCGAGGCCGACCAGCGTCGCGCGCTGTTCCTTCGGACGACGGATCGGCGAACCGATCTGCTCAACGGTGATGGTCTTGGTTGCTTTCTTGGCCATGGTCAAAATCCCTGGTCAGATCGACTATTCTTCAGCCGCAACGGCGGTGCCGCGGCGGGCCTGAAGGGTCGAATACTTGATGCCACGAGCAGCAGCCACATCCTTGGGATGCATCTGGCTCTTCAGCGCGTCGAAGGTGGCGCGAACCATGTTGTAGGGGTTCGACGAACCCATCGACTTAGCGACCACGTCATGCATGCCGAGCGTCTCGAAGACAGCGCGCATCGGGCCACCGGCGATGATGCCGGTACCTTGCTTGGCAGCGCGCAGCAGCACGCGTCCAGCGCCCCAGCGTCCTTCGACGTCGTGATGCAGCGTACGGCCCGAGCGCAGCGGCACGAAGATCATGTCGCGCTTGGCCGATTCAGTTGCCTTGCGGATAGCTTCCGGCACTTCGCGCGCCTTGCCGTGACCAAAGCCGACGCGGCCCTTCTGGTCGCCGACGACGACGAGTGCTGCAAAACCGAAGCGACGGCCGCCCTTGACGACCTTGGCGACGCGGTTGATGTGGACGAGCTTGTCCACCATGCCGTCATCGCGTTCTTCACGATCGCGGCCGCGGCCGCCATCCCTACGTTCCTGTGCCATATCCTGTTCCTTGTTTTTTTCCGGAAGCACGGTTGCTGATAAGATCCGGTGCCTCTGTGGGTCACCGGGGGCGAAATCATTTCCTTCGCATAATCTTTATCCGAAAAGTCTGCAACTTTTCGGGATCATGCTTAGAAGCTCAAGCCACCTTCACGGGCAGCTTCGGCGAGCGCCTTGACGCGGCCGTGATAGATGTAGGCGCCGCGGTCGAAGACGACTTCCTTGACGCCGGCCTTGGTGGCGCGCTCGGCGATCAGCTTGCCGATCGCGGCGGCGGCGGCGGTGTCGGCGCCGGTCTTGAGCGAACCCTTGAGGTCCTTCTCAAGCGTCGAAGCGGCAGCGATGGTGTGGCCCTTGGCGTCGTCGATGACCTGCACGTAGATGTTCTTCGACGTGCGGTGGACCGACAGACGCGGACGCTCACCGGCGACCTTCTTGATCTGACGGCGGACGCGCTGCGCGCGGCGCTGGATGGATCCCTTGGTAGCCATGATAGTTCCTTGCCTTCAAAAAACGGGGGCCGCCATATGCGGTAGGCGAATGCGCCTCCCGCGACCGCTCCCCGCGGCGTTGCACTTCTTCAGCTTGGTCCTTTTCGAAAAGTCTTCAACTTTTCGGGGCCAAGCCCACTACTTCTTCTTGCCTTCCTTGCGGACGATCTTCTCGCCAGCATAGCGGACGCCCTTGCCCTTGTAGGGCTCGGGACCACGATACTCGCGGATCTCGGCCGCAACCTGGCCGACCTGCTGCTTGTCGATGCCGGCCACGGTGATTTCGGTCGGCTTCGGCACCGTGATGGTGATGCCCTGCGGCGTCTCGTAGACGACGTCATGGCTGAAGCCAAGTGCCAGCTGCAGGTTCTTGCCCTGAAGTGCGGCGCGATAGCCGACGCCGGTGATCTCGAGCTTCTTCTCGAAACCGTCCTTGACGCCCTGCAGGATGTTGACGATCTGCGTGCGCGACATGCCCCACTTGGAGCGGGCGGTCTTGGTCTGGTCGCGCGGCTGGACAGCGATCTCGCTGCCTTCCATCTTGACCAGGACTTCGTCGTTCACCACGAACTTCAGCTCACCCTTGGGGCCCTTCGCCGTCACGGTCTGGCCGTTGACGGTCGCGGTCACGCCCTGCGGCAGCGAAACGGGTTTCTTTCCAATACGAGACATTTTGTTGTCCTCGTCACTTCTCTTGTTTCAGGTCTCTGTCTTCGGGAACGATCCGAAGACCGGATTCCACTTTGCGGTCAACTGCCAGATCAGAAGATCTGGCAGAGGATCTCACCGCCGACGTTCTGTTCACGTGCTTCGTGGTCGGCCATCACGCCCTTCGGTGTCGAAAGGATGGCGATGCCGAGGCCGTTGGCGACCTGCGGAATCGACTTGGCCGAAACATAGACGCGGCGGCCTGGCTTCGAGACGCGGGCGATTTCACGCACAACCGGCGCGCCGTCGAAATACTTCAGCTCGATTTCGATTTCGGACTTGCCGTTGTCGAAGTCGGTCTGGCTGTAATCGCGGATATAGCCTTCAGCCTTCAGCACGTCGAGGACGCGGGTGCGTAGACGCGACGCCGGCGTCGAAACGCTCGACTTCTTGCGGCCATACGCGTTGCGGATGCGGGTCAGCATATCGCCGAGAGGAT is part of the Mesorhizobium loti genome and encodes:
- a CDS encoding DNA-directed RNA polymerase subunit alpha, producing MIQKNWQELIKPNKIEFSSKKKTLTTLVAEPLERGFGLTLGNALRRVLLSSLRGAAVTAVQIDGVLHEFSSIAGVREDVTDIVLNIKEIAIRMEGDGPKRMVVRKQGPGAVLAGDIQTVGDVEILNPDHVICTLDEGAEIRMEFTVDTGKGYVPADRNRAEDAPIGLIPVDSLYSPVKKVSYKVENTREGQVLDYDKLTMTIETDGSITGEDAVAFAARILQDQLGLFVNFDEPQKEVAAEAVTELAFNPALLKKVDELELSVRSANCLKNDNIVYIGDLIQKTEAEMLRTPNFGRKSLNEIKEVLAAMGLHLGMEVPDWPPENIEDLAKRYEDQY
- the rpsK gene encoding 30S ribosomal protein S11; this translates as MAKEAARVRRRERKNISSGVAHVNSTFNNTMITITDAQGNSIAWSSAGAQGFKGSRKSTPFAAQMAAEDVAKKAQEHGMRMLEVEVCGPGSGRESALRALQAAGFTITSIRDVTPIPHNGCRPRKKRRV
- the rpsM gene encoding 30S ribosomal protein S13, with product MARIAGVNIPTNKRVVIALQYIHGIGKKFAQEIVDKVGIPAERRVNQLTDAEVLQIRETIDRDYQVEGDLRREVSMNIKRLMDLGCYRGLRHRRSLPVRGQRTHTNARTRKGPAKSIAGKKK
- a CDS encoding adenylate kinase — encoded protein: MRLILLGPPGAGKGTQAQRLVEKHGIPQLSTGDMLRAAVQAGTEVGKRAKAVMDAGELVSDAIVNAIVAERIDQADCAKGFILDGYPRTLVQADAVELMLSDRSQGLDAVIELVVDDKALVGRIVKRANEAQAAGLPVRKDDNPTVFEERLREYYKKTSPLIGYYYAKGKLRSVDGMADIDAVTEQIEAVLKDAARGN
- a CDS encoding 50S ribosomal protein L15 codes for the protein MKLNDLRDKDGATHSKKRLGRGIGSGSGKTGGRGVKGQKARSGVAINGFEGGQMPLYRRLPKRGFNNIFAKSFTVVSLARIQVAIDAKKLDAKATVTAESLVAAGVIRRVKDGVRILSDGEIKAKLAFDVAGASKAAIEKIEKAGGSVKLPQEKAAAE
- the rpmD gene encoding 50S ribosomal protein L30, encoding MAKKATKTITVEQIGSPIRRPKEQRATLVGLGLNKMHKQRTLEDTPSVRGMIAAVQHLVRVVDEG
- the rpsE gene encoding 30S ribosomal protein S5, producing the protein MAQERRDGGRGRDREERDDGMVDKLVHINRVAKVVKGGRRFGFAALVVVGDQKGRVGFGHGKAREVPEAIRKATESAKRDMIFVPLRSGRTLHHDVEGRWGAGRVLLRAAKQGTGIIAGGPMRAVFETLGMHDVVAKSMGSSNPYNMVRATFDALKSQMHPKDVAAARGIKYSTLQARRGTAVAAEE
- the rplR gene encoding 50S ribosomal protein L18, translated to MATKGSIQRRAQRVRRQIKKVAGERPRLSVHRTSKNIYVQVIDDAKGHTIAAASTLEKDLKGSLKTGADTAAAAAIGKLIAERATKAGVKEVVFDRGAYIYHGRVKALAEAAREGGLSF
- the rplF gene encoding 50S ribosomal protein L6, with protein sequence MSRIGKKPVSLPQGVTATVNGQTVTAKGPKGELKFVVNDEVLVKMEGSEIAVQPRDQTKTARSKWGMSRTQIVNILQGVKDGFEKKLEITGVGYRAALQGKNLQLALGFSHDVVYETPQGITITVPKPTEITVAGIDKQQVGQVAAEIREYRGPEPYKGKGVRYAGEKIVRKEGKKK
- the rpsH gene encoding 30S ribosomal protein S8, which translates into the protein MSLSDPLGDMLTRIRNAYGRKKSSVSTPASRLRTRVLDVLKAEGYIRDYSQTDFDNGKSEIEIELKYFDGAPVVREIARVSKPGRRVYVSAKSIPQVANGLGIAILSTPKGVMADHEAREQNVGGEILCQIF